A genome region from Deinococcus sp. KNUC1210 includes the following:
- a CDS encoding prephenate dehydratase produces MNDDASISTPTTVAYQGNPGAYGEIAALNAHPNAVTRGYPTFHEVLDAVTRGECDLGVIPVENSLMGAILQAVDLLLETELHAIREITVRVGHAIMAMPGVALSDVKRVYSQQPALDQCTSFMRKHQLTPVTAHDTAGSAKDLAARGARDEAVIASTRAAKLYGLEVLEQNIEDEAFNFTRFLVLSRQEPAPSDEPHKTSVVFAVRHTPGFLLETLEQLRGLNLSKIESRPRKDRAWSYLIYIDIEGDARDPQVALGLAGVLRKASFAKIIGSYPRALEAIEP; encoded by the coding sequence ATGAACGACGACGCCTCGATCTCCACACCCACGACTGTCGCCTATCAGGGGAATCCCGGGGCCTACGGCGAGATTGCCGCGCTCAATGCCCACCCGAACGCCGTCACACGCGGGTATCCGACCTTTCATGAAGTGCTCGACGCCGTGACCCGAGGGGAATGCGATCTCGGGGTCATCCCGGTCGAGAACAGCCTGATGGGAGCCATTCTTCAGGCGGTCGATCTGCTGCTGGAAACCGAGCTGCACGCCATCCGTGAGATCACAGTGCGCGTCGGCCACGCCATCATGGCGATGCCGGGCGTGGCACTGAGCGACGTGAAGCGGGTGTACTCGCAGCAGCCAGCCCTCGACCAGTGCACCAGCTTCATGCGCAAACACCAGCTCACCCCCGTCACCGCCCACGACACCGCCGGAAGCGCCAAAGACCTGGCAGCACGCGGCGCACGCGACGAAGCGGTGATCGCCTCGACCCGCGCCGCCAAGCTCTACGGCCTGGAAGTGCTGGAACAAAATATCGAGGACGAGGCGTTCAACTTCACGCGCTTTCTGGTGCTGTCGCGCCAGGAACCCGCCCCCAGCGACGAGCCGCACAAGACCAGCGTGGTGTTCGCGGTGCGCCACACGCCCGGCTTCCTGCTGGAAACACTGGAGCAGCTTCGCGGCCTAAACCTCTCCAAGATCGAGTCACGCCCGCGCAAAGACCGTGCCTGGAGCTACCTGATCTATATCGATATCGAGGGTGACGCCCGTGATCCGCAGGTGGCGCTGGGACTGGCAGGCGTGCTGAGGAAGGCCAGTTTCGCCAAGATCATCGGCAGTTACCCGAGGGCGCTGGAAGCCATCGAACCGTGA
- a CDS encoding DUF4242 domain-containing protein has product MPKYLIERKMPGAGKMSAQELQGASAVSNGVLAAMQKDGKNVQWVESYVTDDAIHCVYLAPDEAAIQEHARTAGFPADSVQQIRATISPATAEG; this is encoded by the coding sequence ATGCCGAAGTATCTGATCGAACGGAAGATGCCCGGAGCAGGCAAGATGTCGGCGCAGGAACTTCAGGGCGCATCGGCCGTGTCCAACGGCGTTCTGGCGGCGATGCAGAAAGACGGCAAGAACGTGCAGTGGGTCGAGAGTTATGTCACCGACGACGCCATTCACTGCGTCTATCTGGCACCCGATGAGGCCGCCATTCAGGAGCATGCCCGGACAGCGGGCTTTCCCGCCGACAGCGTGCAGCAGATTCGCGCCACGATCAGCCCGGCCACCGCTGAAGGCTGA
- a CDS encoding PEP/pyruvate-binding domain-containing protein, giving the protein MITNLRLVSWNKPVGQGVTGAQFVTAEGIGKTNDQHQYIVTNEYVSGEIGRFLGLPVPPSYVITTDAGKPVFISMNFNPRGDDLPRYPYDARPAFP; this is encoded by the coding sequence ATGATCACAAACCTGCGATTAGTATCCTGGAACAAACCCGTTGGGCAAGGGGTAACAGGAGCGCAATTCGTTACAGCTGAAGGAATTGGGAAAACCAATGATCAGCACCAGTACATCGTCACCAACGAGTACGTTTCTGGCGAAATTGGTCGATTCCTCGGGCTTCCTGTCCCACCGTCCTACGTCATCACGACTGATGCCGGCAAACCTGTTTTTATCTCCATGAATTTCAATCCCAGAGGCGATGATCTCCCCCGTTATCCCTACGATGCTCGTCCAGCTTTTCCCTGA
- a CDS encoding metallophosphoesterase, translating into MRVFAIADLHLSYSAPKPMTVFGANWAGHPQLIFERWPEVVGPEDVVLLPGDLSWAMRLPGALEDLSHVAALPGTKVLLRGNHDYWWPAIGKLRQSLPAGMLAIQNDALRIGDLIVSGTRGWVTPGPDSFQDEDRRIYERELERLKLSLESAKRLGAGEAGTRHILMLHYPPTGPNFAPTGFTDLIARAAPDAVVYGHLHGVPVSRSLQHWQSIPTYLVAADGLGFRPKLILAQPDEG; encoded by the coding sequence ATGCGCGTATTCGCCATTGCCGACCTGCATCTGTCGTACTCGGCTCCCAAGCCGATGACGGTGTTCGGCGCGAATTGGGCAGGCCACCCCCAGCTCATCTTCGAGCGCTGGCCGGAAGTGGTCGGGCCCGAAGACGTGGTGCTGCTGCCCGGCGATCTCAGCTGGGCCATGCGGCTGCCCGGCGCACTGGAAGACCTGTCGCACGTGGCGGCGCTGCCCGGCACCAAGGTGCTGCTGCGCGGCAACCACGATTACTGGTGGCCCGCCATCGGCAAGCTGCGGCAGTCGCTTCCGGCAGGCATGCTGGCGATTCAGAACGACGCCCTGCGAATCGGCGATCTGATCGTGTCGGGGACCCGTGGCTGGGTCACGCCCGGTCCCGACAGCTTTCAGGACGAAGACCGCCGCATCTACGAACGTGAACTGGAGCGGCTGAAGCTCTCGCTGGAATCGGCGAAACGGTTGGGCGCGGGCGAAGCAGGCACGCGCCACATCCTGATGCTGCACTATCCGCCGACTGGCCCCAATTTCGCGCCCACCGGGTTCACCGACTTGATCGCCCGCGCCGCGCCCGACGCCGTGGTATACGGCCACCTGCACGGCGTGCCAGTGTCGCGCAGTCTGCAACACTGGCAGAGTATTCCGACGTATCTGGTGGCCGCCGACGGGCTGGGATTCCGGCCCAAACTGATTCTCGCCCAGCCAGATGAAGGCTGA
- a CDS encoding potassium/proton antiporter has protein sequence MDHDATADLPILIGAALLLLSLFASKLGGRLGIPALLLFLFIGMLAGSEGPGGIDFENYRVTQNVGVITLAFILFSGGLETNWQHTRPVLKMGLSLATLGVLLTTGMVGAVAHFLLHLNWPTSLLLGAVVSSTDASAIFSVLREHSLGLRGHIKPLLEFESGVNDPMAVFLVVGLTELLSNPGQAWYTIIPLFLKQMVIGGVLGLLLGRVAVRLMNSINLAFDGLYSVLSVALVGLIYGLAAVLGGSGFLAVYIAGVVLGNSNFIHKRTLRLWHDGLTYLLEIGMFLVLGLLVFPSALLRVALPALAVSLFLMFVARPVATYVSLAFSPMKKRGKSMVAWVGLRGAVPIILTTFPLLAHVPNAQIIFNVAFFIVLTSILIQGTTLPLVARWLRVDAEAQDIPVKPLLYTPSGTGRTNLTEIVVPEGSVVAGQRIVDLAFPLDVLFVLIYRGDEHVVPRGSTRLQAGDAVQVLGPQPIIEEVQARVGQTV, from the coding sequence ATGGATCATGATGCCACCGCCGACCTGCCGATTCTGATCGGTGCCGCCCTCCTGCTCCTCAGTCTGTTCGCCAGCAAACTCGGTGGGCGGCTGGGCATTCCCGCGCTGCTCCTGTTTCTGTTCATCGGCATGCTGGCCGGATCGGAAGGTCCTGGCGGCATCGACTTCGAGAATTACCGCGTGACCCAGAATGTCGGAGTCATCACGCTCGCCTTCATCCTATTTTCGGGCGGCCTGGAAACGAACTGGCAGCACACGCGCCCGGTGCTGAAGATGGGCCTGTCCCTCGCTACGCTGGGCGTGCTGCTGACCACCGGCATGGTCGGCGCGGTGGCACACTTCCTGCTGCACCTGAACTGGCCCACCAGCCTGCTGCTGGGGGCGGTGGTGTCTTCGACCGATGCCAGCGCCATCTTCTCGGTGCTGCGCGAGCATTCGCTGGGGCTGCGCGGCCATATCAAACCGTTGCTGGAATTCGAATCGGGCGTCAATGATCCGATGGCGGTGTTTCTGGTGGTCGGGCTGACCGAACTGCTGTCGAATCCCGGGCAGGCGTGGTACACCATCATTCCGCTGTTTCTGAAGCAGATGGTGATCGGCGGCGTCCTGGGACTGCTGCTCGGCAGGGTGGCAGTACGGCTGATGAACAGCATCAATCTGGCTTTCGACGGCCTGTATTCGGTGCTGTCGGTCGCGCTGGTGGGCCTGATCTATGGGCTGGCCGCAGTGCTGGGCGGCAGCGGCTTTCTGGCGGTGTACATCGCGGGCGTGGTGCTGGGTAACAGCAACTTCATCCACAAGCGCACGCTGCGGCTGTGGCACGACGGTCTGACGTATCTGCTGGAAATCGGAATGTTTCTGGTGCTGGGGCTGCTGGTCTTTCCGTCTGCACTGCTGCGGGTCGCGCTGCCTGCCCTGGCCGTATCGCTGTTCCTGATGTTCGTGGCCCGGCCCGTCGCCACGTATGTCAGTCTGGCCTTCTCGCCCATGAAGAAGCGCGGCAAGAGCATGGTGGCCTGGGTGGGACTGCGCGGCGCGGTGCCGATCATCCTGACGACCTTTCCACTGCTGGCTCACGTGCCCAATGCCCAGATCATCTTCAACGTGGCGTTCTTTATCGTGCTGACCTCGATTCTGATTCAGGGCACCACGCTGCCGCTGGTAGCCCGCTGGCTGCGCGTCGACGCCGAGGCCCAGGACATTCCCGTCAAGCCGCTGCTGTACACCCCCAGCGGCACCGGGCGCACCAATCTCACCGAGATCGTGGTGCCCGAAGGGTCGGTGGTGGCAGGGCAGCGCATCGTCGATCTGGCGTTTCCGCTCGACGTGCTGTTCGTGCTGATCTACAGAGGCGACGAACACGTGGTGCCGCGCGGCTCGACCCGGCTTCAGGCGGGCGACGCGGTGCAGGTGTTAGGGCCGCAGCCGATCATCGAGGAAGTGCAGGCCCGCGTCGGACAGACGGTGTAA
- a CDS encoding excalibur calcium-binding domain-containing protein, protein MRRFLIPGLLALAGLLLGGVQAAPAPFIIETRLMGKPLSAQQQATVREAAARVSQIVASPFAPVTLNLPANSCDDGLPRLKEKVQHFFVFVVVKPLGPDIYGNSAPCDLHDGSYLPIYGVIDLNSDGLDELSHADLLDTMIHEMLHALGVGTLWEPDERVSLSGDSDEQRLARKVSGKWVYTGEHALAAYRALGGQGKAIPLDPDAGHWAGETVCSEILSGAAGDYTGRVNPVSRITLGALEDLGYKVNARAADRYALTPGRCPVQPDDATSQPTPTKDSQVRSSDVYYASCAAAKAAGVTPIRRGQPGYRAGLDGDGDGVACESY, encoded by the coding sequence ATGAGGCGGTTCCTGATCCCTGGCCTGCTGGCACTGGCGGGCCTGCTGCTGGGCGGTGTACAGGCCGCCCCTGCCCCGTTCATCATCGAGACCCGGCTGATGGGCAAACCGCTCTCGGCGCAGCAGCAGGCCACCGTCCGCGAGGCGGCTGCACGCGTCTCACAGATCGTCGCGTCGCCGTTTGCTCCGGTGACACTCAATCTGCCCGCCAATTCCTGCGACGACGGTCTTCCCCGACTCAAGGAAAAAGTGCAGCACTTCTTCGTGTTCGTGGTGGTCAAACCGCTGGGGCCGGACATCTACGGAAACTCGGCTCCCTGCGATCTGCACGACGGCTCGTATCTGCCGATCTACGGCGTCATCGACCTGAATTCGGACGGGCTGGACGAGCTTTCTCATGCCGACCTGCTCGACACCATGATTCACGAGATGCTGCACGCACTGGGCGTCGGCACGCTCTGGGAGCCGGATGAACGCGTTTCGTTGAGCGGCGATTCGGACGAGCAGCGGCTGGCCCGCAAGGTCTCAGGCAAGTGGGTCTATACCGGAGAACATGCGCTGGCTGCTTACCGGGCGCTGGGCGGCCAGGGCAAGGCAATTCCGCTCGACCCGGATGCGGGGCACTGGGCCGGAGAAACCGTGTGCTCCGAGATTCTGTCGGGAGCCGCCGGAGACTACACGGGCCGGGTCAATCCGGTCAGCCGCATCACGCTGGGTGCGCTGGAAGACCTGGGATACAAGGTGAATGCGCGGGCCGCCGACCGCTATGCCCTGACGCCCGGACGCTGCCCCGTCCAGCCAGACGACGCGACGAGCCAGCCAACACCTACCAAAGATTCTCAGGTCCGCAGCAGCGACGTGTATTACGCCAGTTGTGCAGCGGCGAAGGCCGCAGGCGTCACCCCGATCCGGCGCGGCCAGCCGGGCTACCGTGCGGGCCTGGACGGCGACGGCGACGGGGTAGCCTGTGAAAGCTACTGA
- a CDS encoding META domain-containing protein has protein sequence MRFIFPLLVAAAGFVSAQPGNPAPMNGIWQLIQVNENGSSSTKLSQPAGQLFIVSGNIRGNYGCGRYEGTIEAARNVVHITADPLPPKPTERCLYAVRGAFHADLTAATQYTLSRNHLVLFSKSARLTFERIGYVTPAKK, from the coding sequence ATGCGTTTTATCTTTCCTCTGCTCGTCGCCGCCGCAGGTTTCGTGTCTGCACAGCCCGGCAATCCGGCCCCCATGAACGGTATCTGGCAGCTCATTCAGGTCAACGAGAACGGTTCGTCGTCCACAAAGCTGAGTCAGCCTGCCGGACAACTCTTTATCGTCAGCGGGAATATCAGAGGCAATTACGGCTGTGGCCGCTACGAAGGCACCATCGAAGCGGCTCGGAACGTCGTCCACATCACTGCCGACCCGCTGCCTCCCAAGCCCACCGAACGCTGTCTGTACGCCGTGCGCGGAGCTTTCCACGCCGACCTGACAGCCGCGACACAGTACACGCTCAGCCGCAACCACCTGGTTCTGTTTTCCAAGTCGGCGCGGCTGACATTTGAGCGTATCGGGTATGTGACGCCTGCCAAGAAATAG
- a CDS encoding helix-turn-helix domain-containing protein, which translates to MRFRHHDPDVRLRGAVQSYWELEDLQLSAPEQNADLPERTIRLMFSADRLLIGPSVEALRPLLPVSLSRFSLQPRSMVVQGRLRALVVEFYPWAARQLLGWRAEMVPDALDAALSASAWGREIVALIQLAEWDAAREVLETHLLRLTAGQGEPGTGVQAARQIYQSSGRLRVARLAEELNLSPRTLERQFVQQVGVSAKVLARVVRFDEVNNRIRENPAVPMAELTFELGFFDQAHLIKEFKALSSMTPGAFAVMAAQRSSGLDLSNGGDHFIEVGPLPHADSDI; encoded by the coding sequence ATGCGCTTCCGACATCATGACCCTGATGTACGTCTGCGCGGCGCGGTGCAGAGTTACTGGGAACTGGAAGATCTGCAGCTGTCTGCACCGGAGCAGAACGCCGACCTGCCGGAACGCACCATTCGCCTGATGTTCTCAGCGGATCGGCTGCTGATCGGTCCGAGCGTCGAGGCGTTACGACCCCTCCTGCCCGTCAGCCTCAGCCGTTTCAGCCTGCAACCCCGGAGCATGGTGGTGCAGGGGCGACTCCGCGCACTGGTGGTCGAGTTCTATCCCTGGGCGGCCAGACAGCTGCTGGGCTGGCGTGCCGAGATGGTCCCGGACGCGCTGGATGCCGCCCTGAGCGCCAGTGCCTGGGGACGCGAAATCGTGGCGCTGATCCAGCTTGCGGAGTGGGACGCCGCCCGTGAAGTGCTGGAAACCCACCTGCTGCGCCTCACCGCAGGGCAGGGAGAGCCGGGAACTGGCGTGCAGGCGGCCCGTCAGATCTATCAGTCTTCCGGCAGACTGCGGGTCGCCAGACTGGCCGAGGAGCTGAATCTCAGCCCGCGTACCCTGGAACGCCAGTTCGTGCAGCAGGTCGGCGTGAGTGCCAAGGTGCTGGCCCGCGTGGTGCGCTTCGATGAAGTCAACAACCGCATCCGTGAGAACCCGGCGGTGCCGATGGCCGAACTGACCTTCGAGCTTGGATTCTTCGATCAGGCGCATCTGATCAAGGAGTTCAAAGCCCTGTCGAGCATGACGCCCGGCGCATTTGCCGTCATGGCCGCTCAGCGCAGTTCCGGCCTCGACCTGTCGAACGGAGGCGACCACTTTATCGAGGTCGGACCACTGCCCCACGCCGACTCAGACATCTGA
- a CDS encoding DinB family protein: protein MKIPEIYDYLMRARRDLWATLESVPDDVLARPVLNGQRFHCIKDLVFHIAGTEDGWLHYTILEDAPVQQTFAGVKDIPDGPFCEAVPLGTLLDYWRAVEQSTLTYLSKLTDDDLKRLVHDSPTERFVLDGLLWHVLLHEVRHTAQIVMLLRQQQIEPPSLDLFFYLPSFPPEADGPSAESQV from the coding sequence ATGAAGATTCCTGAGATCTACGACTACCTGATGCGCGCCCGACGTGACCTGTGGGCCACTCTGGAAAGCGTGCCAGACGACGTGCTGGCCCGACCTGTCCTCAACGGTCAGCGCTTTCACTGCATCAAAGATCTGGTGTTTCACATCGCAGGCACGGAGGACGGCTGGTTGCACTACACCATTCTGGAAGACGCACCGGTTCAACAGACCTTCGCTGGGGTCAAAGACATTCCCGACGGGCCGTTCTGCGAGGCCGTTCCGCTCGGCACGCTGCTGGACTACTGGCGAGCTGTCGAGCAGAGCACGCTCACCTATCTGTCGAAGCTGACAGACGATGACCTGAAACGATTGGTCCATGACTCGCCCACCGAACGCTTCGTACTGGACGGGTTACTGTGGCACGTCCTGCTGCACGAGGTCCGGCATACGGCACAGATCGTCATGCTGCTGCGTCAGCAGCAGATCGAACCGCCTTCGCTTGACCTGTTCTTCTATCTCCCATCGTTTCCGCCCGAAGCAGATGGACCGTCGGCGGAAAGTCAGGTGTGA
- a CDS encoding DNA-directed RNA polymerase subunit omega, with the protein MAEKDIDKLLSMTDSKYRLSVVVAKRAIQLRSGAPSTLPSDVKAKTRNLVTQSMRELATGKLKIGQNMMDEERFIQDYQRQRQAQLQAQLNAERDRERD; encoded by the coding sequence ATGGCTGAAAAAGATATCGATAAGTTGCTTTCCATGACCGACAGCAAGTACCGCCTCTCGGTGGTGGTGGCCAAGCGTGCCATCCAGCTGCGCTCGGGTGCGCCCAGCACGCTGCCCAGCGACGTGAAGGCCAAGACGCGCAATCTGGTCACCCAGTCGATGCGTGAACTGGCGACCGGCAAGCTGAAGATCGGCCAGAACATGATGGACGAGGAGCGCTTCATTCAGGATTACCAGCGTCAGCGTCAGGCCCAGCTTCAGGCTCAGCTGAACGCCGAACGCGACCGCGAACGCGACTGA
- a CDS encoding amidase family protein, which produces MALPETDLLKLNVTDLLPLLRRGDLSAEDVLRAYLGRIERHNPRLRSVLEVNPAALEEARRLDALPGDQRGPLHGLPVLVKDNIDTVAPLHTTAGSALLSGHQPAQDAPLVARLRAAGAVVIGKANLTEWANFMTLGMPNGYSSQGGQTVNPWRAGADTGGSSSGSGVSVAARLAPVAIGTETSGSILSPSHQNGVIGLKPTLGLLPRTGIVPISHSQDTAGPMGRSAADLAALMQVLQGSDGRDPATEDAPSLDFSALPDGALRGARIGIIREQYWQFLMPGELERLEAVLDTLRDAGAEVVDPAPLASVSALEGWHSEVLVYEFKHDLNAYLAGVQHGPHSLAEVIEAGDADPARLQKYGQTLLFAAQGTRGDLSERGYKAAREHDLRCSRDEGLDLLFSDGDGSLRLDAVLFPKYLGAAVGAKAGYPSVSVPVGLVDGLPLGVQLCGPAWSDVRLLALAADLHQRLGGFVPAPDSGDA; this is translated from the coding sequence ATGGCTCTCCCTGAAACGGATCTGCTGAAGCTGAACGTGACTGACCTGCTTCCCCTGCTGCGGCGCGGCGACCTGAGTGCCGAAGACGTGCTGCGTGCGTATCTGGGGCGAATCGAGCGGCACAATCCCCGGCTGCGGTCGGTCCTTGAGGTCAATCCGGCGGCCCTCGAAGAAGCTCGCAGGCTCGATGCCCTGCCCGGAGATCAGCGCGGTCCCCTGCACGGCCTACCCGTGCTTGTCAAAGACAACATCGACACCGTAGCGCCGCTGCACACCACCGCAGGAAGCGCCCTGCTGAGTGGGCATCAGCCTGCCCAGGACGCGCCGCTGGTGGCCCGGCTGCGGGCGGCAGGGGCGGTGGTGATCGGCAAGGCCAATCTGACCGAGTGGGCCAATTTCATGACGCTGGGGATGCCGAACGGGTACAGCTCGCAGGGTGGACAGACGGTCAATCCCTGGCGGGCGGGTGCCGATACCGGGGGCAGTTCCAGCGGCAGCGGGGTGAGTGTGGCGGCTCGGCTGGCTCCTGTCGCCATCGGCACTGAAACGAGCGGCAGTATTCTCTCGCCCTCGCACCAGAACGGCGTCATCGGCCTGAAGCCCACGCTCGGGCTATTGCCCAGAACAGGCATCGTGCCCATTTCCCACAGTCAGGACACCGCCGGGCCGATGGGCCGCAGCGCCGCCGACCTTGCCGCACTGATGCAGGTGCTTCAGGGGTCGGACGGGCGCGACCCCGCCACCGAGGACGCGCCCTCGCTCGATTTCTCGGCTCTCCCGGACGGTGCGCTGCGTGGGGCAAGGATCGGGATTATCCGCGAGCAGTACTGGCAGTTTCTGATGCCGGGCGAGCTGGAGCGGCTGGAAGCAGTGCTCGACACGCTGCGAGACGCTGGAGCTGAGGTCGTGGACCCTGCGCCGCTCGCCAGCGTCTCGGCGCTGGAGGGCTGGCATTCCGAGGTACTGGTCTACGAATTCAAGCACGATCTGAATGCCTATCTGGCGGGCGTCCAGCACGGCCCGCATTCGCTCGCGGAGGTAATCGAGGCGGGAGACGCCGACCCGGCCCGACTCCAGAAATATGGTCAGACGTTGCTGTTTGCCGCCCAGGGTACGCGCGGCGATCTGTCGGAGCGCGGCTATAAGGCAGCGCGTGAGCATGACCTGCGCTGCAGCCGTGACGAGGGGCTGGACCTGCTGTTCTCTGATGGCGACGGCTCCCTCCGACTCGACGCGGTGCTCTTTCCGAAATATCTGGGTGCGGCGGTGGGCGCGAAAGCCGGTTATCCGAGTGTGAGCGTGCCAGTCGGCCTGGTGGATGGGCTCCCGCTGGGCGTACAACTCTGTGGCCCTGCCTGGAGCGACGTTCGGTTGCTGGCACTGGCTGCCGATCTGCACCAGCGGCTGGGCGGGTTCGTACCTGCCCCGGATAGCGGCGACGCCTGA
- a CDS encoding site-specific integrase, which translates to MPRKRARGNGEGSVRKRPDGLWEARYTVKAGLGGKLQRKSVYGKTRTEATQKLTTKLATEAELPRDPAALTVTLSDYLDRIAGQRIGQVSERTSEIDQSHIRLTRLASISNVLLRELRTGHLEEFYRALAKTHSKSVVQHVRIFINLALRHAVRNGHLLHHPGLLAELPRMESRRIGRMLDAAELGRLLDVARPTRWYTLLYIAVSLGLRHGELLGLQWTDLDPKKGELTLQRSVGNDIKGNIRVGPLKTKGSYRTLYLDAEQLDLLREQQASQTPQSIWIFADAQAQPLSQDTVRHEYRKLLKAAQVDVTTRMHDLRHTFMTAHIIGGTDPKTVSSMVGHADSRLTLDIYTHVSEERKKATAARTAEVLGIKKSG; encoded by the coding sequence ATGCCTCGTAAACGTGCACGTGGGAATGGCGAAGGCTCCGTCCGGAAGCGCCCGGATGGCCTCTGGGAAGCTCGGTACACCGTCAAAGCTGGTCTCGGCGGCAAGCTCCAGCGCAAAAGCGTCTACGGCAAGACCCGTACCGAGGCTACCCAGAAGCTCACCACGAAATTGGCGACTGAGGCCGAACTGCCCCGCGATCCGGCGGCGCTCACCGTCACGCTGTCCGACTATCTCGACCGGATCGCGGGCCAGCGGATTGGTCAGGTCAGCGAGCGTACCAGCGAGATTGACCAGAGCCATATCCGCCTGACCCGGCTGGCGAGCATCAGCAACGTCCTGCTGCGCGAGCTGCGAACGGGGCACCTGGAAGAGTTCTACCGGGCCCTCGCCAAAACCCACAGCAAGAGTGTCGTGCAGCACGTCCGGATCTTCATCAATCTAGCGCTGCGCCATGCTGTCCGGAACGGCCACCTGCTGCACCATCCCGGTCTGCTGGCAGAACTACCACGCATGGAAAGCAGACGCATTGGCCGGATGCTCGATGCCGCCGAACTGGGCCGCCTGCTCGATGTGGCCCGCCCTACCCGCTGGTACACCCTGCTCTATATCGCCGTCAGTCTGGGCCTGCGCCACGGTGAGTTGCTCGGCCTTCAGTGGACGGACCTCGACCCCAAGAAGGGCGAACTGACCCTCCAGCGAAGTGTCGGGAACGACATCAAGGGGAACATTCGTGTCGGCCCGCTCAAGACCAAGGGCAGCTACCGAACGCTGTATCTGGATGCCGAGCAGCTCGATCTGCTGAGGGAACAGCAGGCAAGCCAGACGCCGCAGAGCATCTGGATCTTTGCCGATGCCCAGGCGCAGCCGCTCAGCCAGGACACAGTGCGGCACGAGTACCGCAAGTTGCTCAAGGCGGCTCAGGTTGACGTGACGACCCGCATGCACGATCTGCGGCATACCTTCATGACGGCCCACATCATCGGCGGGACAGACCCGAAGACGGTCAGCAGCATGGTCGGGCACGCCGACAGCCGCCTGACGCTCGACATTTACACGCATGTGAGCGAGGAACGGAAGAAGGCAACAGCGGCCAGGACAGCAGAGGTATTAGGGATCAAAAAGAGTGGGTAG